The Lycium barbarum isolate Lr01 chromosome 12, ASM1917538v2, whole genome shotgun sequence genome includes a region encoding these proteins:
- the LOC132622860 gene encoding uncharacterized protein LOC132622860 translates to MKKCTWNPVEDNVIRSNFTKKASSRLSNIFSEARNKGQKPGWLGTDYWEDLNKYWATPEFQKKSAQTKVARNSKKGGSLHTCGSVSMGTARRKLKVSLGRPPTRHELWNKTHMKIEDGKEVWVEPRAEDTYNRYNQAMEDLITNQSTNDQGNPITPSEEQTLYCWLDVVGGVNKGRAYGLCFEKNFHRIQCGLQGIGSSVTVSNEQLEEMRDDLRELARKYEEEQNKRLKEEQRRIVLESDVKELKAQVCNLIKLPRSPPPTHDHDDGEDVEDEEDQEHGDDEDQENREYGETEMEY, encoded by the exons ATG aaaaagtGTACATGGAACCCTGTCGAGGATAATGTTATTAGAAGCAATTTTACAAAGAAGGCGAGTTCTCGGTTGTCAAATATTTTTTCTGAAGCTCGAAATAAAGGTCAAAAGCCTGGCTGGCTTGGGACAGATTACTGGGAGGATCTCAATAAATACTGGGCTACGccggagtttcaaaagaagagcGCCCAGACAAAGGTAGCTCGAAATTCTAAGAAGGGTGGCTCATTGCACACTTGTGGTTCAGTGTCCATGGGGACTGCTCGGAGGAAATTG AAAGTTTCTCTTGGTAGACCACCCACTCGACATGAGCTATGGAATAAGACCCATATGAAAATCGAAGATGGAAAAGAAGTTTGGGTTGAGCCACGGGCAGAGGATACCTAT AATCGGTATAATCAAGCGATGGAGGATCTCATTACGAATCAGTCGACTAATGATCAAGGCAATCCAATCACGCCATCAGAGGAACAAACTCTCTATTGTTGGTTAGACGTGGTTGGTGGTGTAAATAAGGGAAGAGCGTATGGCCTTTGCTTCGAGAAGAACTTTCACCGGATCCAGTGTGGATTGCAAGGTATAGGGAGTTCTGTCACTGTGTCAAATGAGCAGCTCGAGGAGATGCGAGACGATCTTCGGGAACTTGCTAGGAAATATGAGGAGGAACAGAATAAAAGGTTGAAGGAGGAGCAACGTAGGATAGTGCTTGAGTCAGACGTCAAAGAACTCAAGGCCCAAGTGTGTAACCTCATCAAGTTGCCCCGTTCTCCACCCCCGACCCACGATCATGATGATGGAGAGGATGTAGAGGATGAGGAGGATCAGGAGCATGGAGATGATGAGGATCAGGAGAATAGAGAGTATGGAGAGACTGAAATGGAGTATTAG